Proteins from a single region of Budorcas taxicolor isolate Tak-1 chromosome 11, Takin1.1, whole genome shotgun sequence:
- the UNC50 gene encoding protein unc-50 homolog, whose translation MLPSTSVTSPVQGNGVLSSRDAARHTAGAKRYKYLRRLFRFRQMDFEFAAWQMLYLFTSPQRVYRNFHYRKQTKDQWARDDPAFLVLLSIWLCVSTIGFGFVLDMGFFETIKLLLWVVFIDCVGVGLLISTLTWFISNKYLVKRQSRDYDVEWGYAFDVHLNAFYPLLVILHFIQLFFINHVILTDTFIGYLVGNTLWLVAVGYYIYVTFLGYSALPFLKNTVILLYPFAPLILLYGLSLALGWNFTHTLCSFYKYRVK comes from the exons ATGTTACCAAGTACTTCGGTGACTTCCCCAGTGCAGGGGAACGGAGTGTTGAGTTCCAGGGATGCAGCCAGACACACAGCGGGAGCAAAACGCTACAAATACCTGAGGAGGCTTTTCCGTTTCCGGCAGATGGACTTTGAGTTTGCTGCCTGGCAGATGCTCTACCTGTTCACTTCCCCACAGAGAGTTTATAGAAACTTTCACTATAGGAAGCAGACGAAAGATCAGTGGGCCAGGGATGACCCAGCTTTCTTGGTCCTGTTAAGTATCTGGCTCTGTG TGTCCACGATAGGATTTGGCTTTGTGCTGGACATGGGGTTTTTTGAGACGATAAAGCTGCTCCTTTGGGTGGTATTCATAGACTGTGTAGGCGTCGGTCTTCTCATATCAACCTTAACGTG GTTTATCTCCAATAAGTATTTAGTGAAACGGCAGAGCAGAGACTATGATGTCGAGTGGGGCTATGCCTTCGATGTGCATCTGAATGCTTTTTATCCTCTCTTGGTCATTCTGCATTTTATACAGCTTTTTTTCATCAACC ATGTCATCCTAACAGACACATTTATTGGATATTTAGTTGGAAATACCTTATGGTTGGTTGCCGTTGGCTACTATATCTATGTAACTTTCTTAGGATACAGTG CACTGCCATTTTTGAAAAACACGGTGATCCTTCTCTACCCGTTTGCACCTCTCATCCTGCTCTACGGACTCTCACTAGCCCTGGGCTGGAACTTCACCCACACGCTCTGCTCCTTCTACaagtacagagtgaagtga